TCGGCGCGATGGTCGGCCAGACCGGCCCGGCCATGTTGGTCAGGCCGAACTGCGGCACGCCTCGCGCCGCCAGGGCTTCCATGGCCTGTTCAGTCTCTTCGATCACCCCGCCGAACATCTCGTCCCAGCGGTCCCACCAGGCGCGGATTTCCGCCTCGTGCTCGGGAAACCGCGCGATCAGGTCAGCGGTGTTCTGTTCGGCCGGCACGCCGCGGTCGGTCAGGCCGTGCCAGGCCATGGTGCAGACATGCGAAAGGAACCGGTCGCAAGCGGCCGGTTCCTCGAAAATCTTCGCGTACAGGTTCCGGGGATCCCAGCGAACGATCACATTGCCGACGTCCCAGAGGACGCCACGCGGGCGACCGCCGAAAGTGGATACCGGTTTCGGCATCAGGGCGCCCGCCACGAAACAACTGAGCTTTTCGATTTCATCGAAAAGCTCGGGGCCTTCATCAGCCTTGCTTGGCTTTGAAGCGCGGATCGGTCTTGTTGATCACGTACAGGACGCCCTTGCGGCGAACCAGCTTGCAGTCGCGGTGGCGCGACTTCAGCGACTTGAGCGAGCTACGAACCTTCATTGGTCTTTACCATGCGGCTGCGGGGAACCCGCGCACGCGGAGGCCCTCATCTGAATTGAGCGGGCGGCTATAGGGTCGGATCGCACGGGAGTCAACGTCCGAAGGCCCGCGGCGGGGTCCGTCGCGGCAGGGCCAGGCTTCGCCGCTGGCGCGTTTGTGATGGCCCTGTTCATCTTCCTCCCGTTAGCTTGGCGCCATGGACAGACGCGCCTTCCTCCTCCTGACCCTCGCCGGCTGCGCCGACCCGCAGCTGGAGCCGACCCTGACGCAGGTGGCCGGGACAAGCCCCGGGCCCGCGCCGCCGCCGGCCGGACCGGCTCCCGTGGTGTCCGGCGATCCCAACTTCGACGCCTGGCTGGCCCAGTTCAAACCCAAGGCCGTGCTGGCCGGGGTGCCCCAGGAGGTGGTCGATCGCGAGACGGCCGGCTTGACGCCCGACACCGGCGTCGTCGCCTCCGACGGCAGGCAGCCGGAATTCTCCAAGCCGGTCGGCGACTATGTGAAGGGCACAGTCAGCGACGTGCGCATCAGCCAGGGCCGCCAGTTCCGCGATCAGCTGCCCTACCTGCCCGGCATCGAGCAGGCCTTCCGGGTGCCGCGCGAGATCGTGCTGGCCGTCTGGGCCATGGAGTCGGCCTTCGGCAAGGTGCAGGGCGACAAGGACATCGTCCGCTGCCTGGCCACCCTGGCCGCCGACGGCCGCCGGCGCGGCTGGGCGGAGAGCGAACTCATCTCGGCGCTGAAGATCATCGCCACCGGCGAACAGACCCGCGCTCGCCTCAAGGGCAGCTGGGCCGGGGCCATGGGCCAGACCCAGTTCCTGCCCGGCGTCTATCTCTCCACCGCCATCGACGGCGACCGCGACGGCCACCGCGACATCTGGGGCAGCACCCACGACGCCCTGGCCTCGACCGCCAACTACATGGCCAAGGCCGGCTGGAAGCCCGGCGAAAGCTGGTCGCGCGAGGTGCTGCTGCCGACCGGTTTCGACTATTCCCTGACCGAAGGGGCCCGCGAGGCCCTGCCGGTGTGGACGGGCCGGGGCGTGAAGCGCGCCGACGGCCTGCCCTGGTCGGCCGCCGACCAGGCGTCCAGCGCCAGCCTGATCCTGCCGTCCGGCTACACGGGGCCGGCCTTCCTGATCTTCCCGAACCACGCGGCGATCATGAAGTACAACAACAGCACCGCCTATGCCCTGGGCGTCGGCCTGCTCGCCCTGCGTTTCGGCGGCGAGGGCCCGCTGGTCACCCCCTGGCCGGCCGAGACGCCGCTCAGCCGCACCGACCGCGTGCTGGCCCAGGAAAGCCTGGTCAAGCTGGGCTACGACACCGGCGGCGTCGACGGGGCCATCGGGCCCAAGACCCGCGTCGCCATCCGGGCCTGGCAACAGGCCAACAGGATCCCGGCCGACGGCTATCTGACCTCGCCGATGATCCAGTCGATGGCCATGCAGGCGGCGGGGATGGCGGCCCCGCCGCAGTAGGCTTGCGTCAGGTCCCGCCTTCGTCCTGCCGCTCCATCATCGCCAGGGCGGTTTCCTCGTCATCGGGCGGGATCTCGCCGGCGTTGCGCAGCACGGCGTTGCGGAAGGCGTAGAGCAACAGGGCGCCGCAGATCAGCGCATTCATCACGAACGGCGCCTCATGCCGGACGCCGTAAAGGAAGACGAACAGCGGCGCGAGGATGACGTTCAGTCCGTTGACCGCCGCGATCGCCCCGGCCGCCCGCGCCTGCTCGTTCATGGTCACCGCCAGCGACGCCCCGGCGGTGAAGCCCGGCCGCGCGAACCCGTAGCCCAGCGAGGAGATGGCGAAGCCGGCCACCATGGTCATGTAGTCCGGCGAAAACACCGTCACCACATTGCCCAGCGCCGCCAGGCCCACCCCCCAGCGCAGCAGCGACTTGGGCCCCATCGAGAAGATCCGGATCAGCCCCCACTGGGCCAGCAGACCGGACAGGGCCCCGGCCCCCATGGCCACCGCCGTCTGACCGAGAGCCGCCTTCGGCTCCACGCCAAGCTTGTCGATGATCATGAAGCCGAGGGTGTAGCCCTGCGCCGTCTGGCAGCAGGCGACCAGGAAGCCGTAGATCAGGAACGGCCGCAGCGGCAGCTTGAAGAGGTTGCTGATGAACCGCCAGATCAGCAGTCCGCGACCGCGCGCCTTGCGCAGGGCGCTCTTGCGGGGACCGGCCTTGGGCCAGGCGCGGCCGTGAACCTTCGGCGTGAATTCCTCGGGCAGATAGCGGCGCACCACCAGCAACATCACCCCTGCCAGCAGGCCGAAGGCGAACATCGGTCCGGCCAGGGTGACCCACGGAACAATCAGCAGCGGCGCGATGAACGGGCCGACCACGGTGCCCAGCCCGAAGGCGCCGGCCAGCGCCGCCATCTGCTGCGTGCGGTCGGCGCGCGAGGTCCGCTCGGCCAGGTAGGCCTGGGTCGCCGGGTTCGACGATGAGCCGATCAGCCCGAACAGCGCCCGGCAGACGAGAAACAGCAAGAAGACCGCCAGCGGCGGGATCAGATGGTAAAGCCCCACCGTGACCACGCAGGCGCAGAGCAGCATGGAGATCATGAAGCCCATCAGGCCCAGCATGATCAGCGGCTTGCGGCCGCGAAAATCCGACTGCCGCGCCCAGATCGGGCTCATGATCGCCCAGAGCAACGCCGACAGCCCGAACACCGCCGAGATCATCCAGTCGGCGATCTTGGTCTCGCGGGCGATGGCCGGCAGCACGGCCATCAGACCGGTGTTGCCGATGGCCACCACGATCGACACCGCAAACAGGATGCCAAAAGAGCGCGGCTCCAGCGTCAGTCCGGCGGCGGGCTTGGGATTGTCGGCCATCTGAACGCTGTTAAGCCGGGTCGCCGGAGCGTGCAACACGGCGCCGTCCCTTACCCGCCATTAAGCATTCCCCGCCATGGTCGTCGCCAACTCTATCCTCCGGCGGCGACCCCCCTCATGTTCCAGATCATCGGCCTTGTCCTGCTGTTCGGCCTGGTGTTCGGCAGCTACATCATGTCCGGCGGCAACATGAACGTCATCATGCATGCCCTGCCGCATGAGATGATGGCCATCGGCGGCTCGGGCGTCGCCGCCTTCCTGATCTCCAACTCGATGACCACCATCAAGGCCTCGGGCGGGGGTCTGGCCAAGGCCTTCGCCGGTCCCAAATGGAAGGCCGGCGACTACAAGGACCTGCTCAGCCTGCTGTTCCTGCTGACCAAGACCATGAAGTCCAAGGGCGTCATCGCCCTCGAAAGCCACATCGAAAAGCCCGGCGAGAGCAGCATTTTCGGCCGCTTCCCGAAGATCACCAAGGACCACTTCGCCGTCGACTTCATCTGCGACACCCTGCGGATGATGACCATGAACCTCGAGGACCCGCACCAGGTCGAGGACGCCATGGAAAAGCAGCTCGAGAAGCACCACCACGAGGCCCACGCCCCGGCCCACGCCCTGCAGAACCTCGCCGACGCCCTGCCCGCTCTTGGCATCGTCGCCGCCGTGCTGGGGGTCATCAAGACCATGGGCTCGATCACCGAGCCGCCGGAAGTGCTCGGCGGCATGATCGGCGGCGCCCTGGTCGGCACCTTCCTCGGCGTCTTCCTGGCCTATGGCATCGTCGGCCCGCTGGCCGCCCGGCTCGGCGATGTGGTCGCCGAGGAAGGCGCCTTCTACCGAATCATCCAGTCGGTCCTGGTCGCCCACCTGCACGGCAACGCCGCCCAGATCAGCGTCGAAATCGGCCGCGGCAGCGTCCCGTCCGGCGCCCAGCCCAGCTTCCTGGAACTGGAAGAAGCCCTGTCGGCCATCCCCAACGAAGCCTGATAAAACAACGGTTTGTGATTCGGGTGTCGTCTACCTGACACAATCCGTGATCACGGCGGCGTGAGAATCCCGCTTGCGGGCCGTGATCAGGGGTCCATAGTTCCCGTCGCGTCATCAAGGACGCTCATCAACGAGAACCTAAAGGGGACTGCCAGGAATGCGTAAACTCCTCATCATCGCCGCCGCCTTCGGCGCCATGTCCGTCGCCGCCTGCGGCAAGCCGGCCGAAACCAAGACCGAAGAAGCGGCTCCGGCGCCGGAAGCCGCCGCGCCCGCGACTCCGGACGCCGCCGCTCCCGCTCCGGAAGCCGCCGCCCCGGCTCCTGACGCCGCAGCCCCGGCCGCGCCGGAAGCCGCCGCTCCGGCCGCTCCCGCCGAAGAGAAGAAGGCCGACCACTAAGGTCAGCCCTTCCTTCAAGGAAGACAGGGAAAGGGTCGCCCCACGGGCGGCCCTTTTCTTTGTGAGGAGATATGGCGAGGGGACATGTACCCCGCATCCCCGGACCGACCGGCTCTGTCACCGGGCGTCCAACGGGGTACGTGTCCCCTCTTCCCGGTGGGCAAACGGGGGCACGTACCCCGGGCGCGTTCGGCGATCGCTCCGAACCCGCGGCGCGGCGGGGTACATGTCCCCTACGCCGTGCTACCACCGGCCCATGTCCACCCCCGACTCCCCTGTCGAATGGCGCGCCGATGGCCTGCCCGGGTCGCGGCTGTACGGGGACGTCTACTTCTCCAGTGAGGACGGCCTGGCCGAGAGCCGCGCCGTCTTCCTGGCCGGCTGCGG
The nucleotide sequence above comes from Caulobacter sp. NIBR1757. Encoded proteins:
- the ykgO gene encoding type B 50S ribosomal protein L36 — protein: MKVRSSLKSLKSRHRDCKLVRRKGVLYVINKTDPRFKAKQG
- a CDS encoding HAD family phosphatase, with product MPKPVSTFGGRPRGVLWDVGNVIVRWDPRNLYAKIFEEPAACDRFLSHVCTMAWHGLTDRGVPAEQNTADLIARFPEHEAEIRAWWDRWDEMFGGVIEETEQAMEALAARGVPQFGLTNMAGPVWPTIAPMAPAVRHLKAVVVSGDEGLIKPEPAIYALASERAGLRPDQLLFVDDGAVNIAAAAELGFHVLHFTDPSALAPTLKAHGLL
- a CDS encoding lytic murein transglycosylase; its protein translation is MDRRAFLLLTLAGCADPQLEPTLTQVAGTSPGPAPPPAGPAPVVSGDPNFDAWLAQFKPKAVLAGVPQEVVDRETAGLTPDTGVVASDGRQPEFSKPVGDYVKGTVSDVRISQGRQFRDQLPYLPGIEQAFRVPREIVLAVWAMESAFGKVQGDKDIVRCLATLAADGRRRGWAESELISALKIIATGEQTRARLKGSWAGAMGQTQFLPGVYLSTAIDGDRDGHRDIWGSTHDALASTANYMAKAGWKPGESWSREVLLPTGFDYSLTEGAREALPVWTGRGVKRADGLPWSAADQASSASLILPSGYTGPAFLIFPNHAAIMKYNNSTAYALGVGLLALRFGGEGPLVTPWPAETPLSRTDRVLAQESLVKLGYDTGGVDGAIGPKTRVAIRAWQQANRIPADGYLTSPMIQSMAMQAAGMAAPPQ
- the motA gene encoding flagellar motor stator protein MotA encodes the protein MFQIIGLVLLFGLVFGSYIMSGGNMNVIMHALPHEMMAIGGSGVAAFLISNSMTTIKASGGGLAKAFAGPKWKAGDYKDLLSLLFLLTKTMKSKGVIALESHIEKPGESSIFGRFPKITKDHFAVDFICDTLRMMTMNLEDPHQVEDAMEKQLEKHHHEAHAPAHALQNLADALPALGIVAAVLGVIKTMGSITEPPEVLGGMIGGALVGTFLGVFLAYGIVGPLAARLGDVVAEEGAFYRIIQSVLVAHLHGNAAQISVEIGRGSVPSGAQPSFLELEEALSAIPNEA
- a CDS encoding MFS transporter, which encodes MADNPKPAAGLTLEPRSFGILFAVSIVVAIGNTGLMAVLPAIARETKIADWMISAVFGLSALLWAIMSPIWARQSDFRGRKPLIMLGLMGFMISMLLCACVVTVGLYHLIPPLAVFLLFLVCRALFGLIGSSSNPATQAYLAERTSRADRTQQMAALAGAFGLGTVVGPFIAPLLIVPWVTLAGPMFAFGLLAGVMLLVVRRYLPEEFTPKVHGRAWPKAGPRKSALRKARGRGLLIWRFISNLFKLPLRPFLIYGFLVACCQTAQGYTLGFMIIDKLGVEPKAALGQTAVAMGAGALSGLLAQWGLIRIFSMGPKSLLRWGVGLAALGNVVTVFSPDYMTMVAGFAISSLGYGFARPGFTAGASLAVTMNEQARAAGAIAAVNGLNVILAPLFVFLYGVRHEAPFVMNALICGALLLYAFRNAVLRNAGEIPPDDEETALAMMERQDEGGT